A window of Gemmatimonadaceae bacterium contains these coding sequences:
- a CDS encoding fused MFS/spermidine synthase, protein MVALFSLAALTSAFLLFWVEPLFAKLVLPLLGGSPAVWNTCLMFFQAMLLLGYLYAHVSSRYLDPRRQALTHVGLLALALLSLPVAIPGGWTPPASGNVIPWLLLLLTIAVGAPFMVLAATAPLLQRWMSSLDHPAAENPYTLYAASNAGSLVGLLAFPFVMEPNLRLGQQSRLWSVSYVAALVLVGACAWVVWKRSRSVAPAPLAAGETSEPARAPTWLDRARWIALSFVPSSLLLGVTTYLSTDVAAVPLLWVVPLALYLTTFIIVFARRSREPMRLAAVIHSLLVITLILLVFWDEDLDLAEQYLLHLAVFAATALILHSELAARRPAPAHLTEFYLWMSLGGALGGAFNALAAPLLFDSIREYMLVVVLACFLRPSWRTRIEEFLSPAGAPSTFTALIPALLLAIFWRDVENRELLGVSAKVILSVVAAALTLLLSSNTLRFGVSIAAIAIIGETMVQRPLRALFTDRSFFGAYRVERTSGPANFLTHGTTIHGAQFLDSTRRRKPVTYYHPNGPVGQLFAGFWGGLPNNQVGAVGLGAGSVICYSKPGEEWTFFEIDPLVERISRNPKYFTFLKDCGKVQPKVVIGDARLTLARQPEKRFGLLIVDAFSSDAIPIHLLTREAFRVYERVLHERGLLFVHISNQRLDLEPVVAALAADAGMVALLNDYAPHKDGDRDLDYSADWVVLARRIEDLGPLAKDERWRPLKRGGFTRPWTDDYSDILSIVQW, encoded by the coding sequence GTGGTAGCGCTGTTCTCTCTCGCCGCCCTGACGAGCGCTTTTCTGCTCTTCTGGGTCGAGCCGCTCTTTGCGAAACTCGTGCTGCCGCTGCTCGGCGGCTCGCCCGCGGTGTGGAATACCTGTCTGATGTTCTTCCAGGCGATGCTGCTCCTCGGCTACCTGTACGCGCACGTCTCCAGCCGTTATCTCGACCCGCGAAGACAGGCGCTGACGCACGTCGGCTTGCTTGCTCTCGCGTTGCTCTCGCTGCCGGTTGCCATCCCGGGAGGATGGACACCGCCCGCATCGGGCAACGTGATTCCGTGGCTGCTGCTGCTGCTTACGATCGCCGTCGGTGCTCCGTTCATGGTGCTCGCGGCTACTGCGCCTCTGCTGCAACGCTGGATGTCGAGTCTCGATCATCCGGCCGCTGAGAATCCGTACACGCTCTACGCCGCGAGCAACGCGGGGAGTCTCGTCGGTTTGCTCGCGTTTCCATTTGTGATGGAGCCCAACCTGCGCCTCGGGCAGCAGTCGCGGCTGTGGAGTGTGAGCTACGTGGCGGCGCTGGTGCTCGTTGGCGCATGCGCGTGGGTTGTGTGGAAACGATCCCGGTCGGTGGCTCCCGCACCTCTCGCGGCAGGTGAAACGAGCGAGCCCGCACGAGCACCAACCTGGCTTGATCGCGCGAGATGGATCGCGCTCTCCTTCGTACCGTCCAGTCTGCTGCTCGGCGTAACTACTTATCTGAGCACCGACGTCGCGGCAGTCCCATTGCTGTGGGTTGTCCCGCTCGCGCTCTATCTCACGACTTTCATCATCGTGTTCGCAAGGCGAAGCCGCGAGCCGATGCGTCTGGCCGCAGTCATTCACTCTCTGCTGGTGATCACGCTGATCCTGCTCGTCTTCTGGGATGAAGACCTCGATCTCGCCGAGCAGTATCTCCTTCATCTCGCGGTGTTCGCTGCCACTGCGCTCATACTCCACTCCGAGCTCGCCGCTCGTCGCCCCGCGCCGGCACATCTCACAGAGTTCTATCTCTGGATGTCGCTGGGTGGCGCACTGGGCGGTGCATTCAATGCGCTCGCTGCGCCCCTGCTGTTCGACTCGATCCGGGAGTACATGCTCGTAGTGGTGCTGGCCTGCTTCCTCAGACCGAGCTGGCGTACTCGAATCGAGGAGTTCCTGAGCCCCGCCGGTGCTCCGTCGACCTTCACGGCGCTCATCCCCGCGCTTCTGCTCGCGATCTTCTGGCGGGACGTCGAGAATCGCGAGCTCCTTGGAGTCTCCGCGAAGGTGATTCTGTCTGTCGTCGCTGCCGCTCTCACTCTCCTCCTTAGCTCCAATACGCTTCGATTTGGCGTCAGCATAGCCGCGATTGCAATCATCGGCGAGACTATGGTCCAGCGTCCGTTGCGGGCGCTTTTCACCGACAGATCCTTTTTCGGAGCGTACCGTGTCGAGCGAACGTCGGGCCCGGCGAACTTCCTGACGCACGGCACGACGATTCACGGCGCGCAGTTTCTCGATTCGACGCGAAGGCGCAAGCCGGTGACCTACTACCACCCGAATGGTCCAGTCGGGCAGCTGTTTGCGGGATTTTGGGGGGGATTACCGAACAACCAGGTCGGGGCGGTCGGTCTCGGCGCGGGCAGCGTGATCTGCTACTCGAAGCCCGGCGAGGAGTGGACGTTCTTCGAAATAGATCCCCTCGTCGAGAGGATCTCACGGAATCCGAAGTACTTCACGTTCCTGAAAGACTGTGGGAAGGTGCAGCCGAAGGTCGTGATTGGGGACGCCAGGCTGACGCTCGCACGCCAGCCTGAAAAGCGGTTCGGTCTTTTGATAGTCGACGCGTTCAGCTCCGATGCGATCCCGATTCACCTGCTGACGCGGGAAGCATTCCGCGTCTACGAGCGTGTGCTCCACGAGCGCGGTCTGCTGTTCGTGCACATCAGCAATCAGCGGCTCGATCTGGAGCCGGTTGTTGCGGCGCTCGCTGCCGATGCGGGCATGGTCGCTCTGCTCAACGACTATGCGCCGCACAAGGACGGAGACAGGGACCTGGACTACTCGGCTGACTGGGTGGTGCTGGCGCGGCGGATCGAGGACCTTGGTCCCTTGGCGAAGGACGAGCGCTGGCGGCCGCTCAAGCGCGGGGGATTCACCCGGCCGTGGACGGACGATTACTCCGATATTCTCAGCATTGTCCAGTGGTGA